Proteins encoded by one window of Balneola sp.:
- a CDS encoding 1,4-dihydroxy-2-naphthoate polyprenyltransferase, with protein MSSSTFKIWVDAARPKTLTAAFTPVLVGAVLSLQDQVLSASATFVAFLCAFLIQIGTNFANDYFDFVKGADTEERIGFERATASGLISPKTMLRATILTMSLAFLFGLYLVWVGGWTVLIIGILSLVFGILYTGGPYPLGYNGLGDIFVFIFFGIVAVMGTYYVNALAWSEASFWASLAVGALCTNILVINNLRDVEQDAKAGKRTLGVLFGETALKWEYLFMLLLAFAIPPHFYFQLDYSAWIFLPFLLLPLAAMHTKKVWIETHKPHLNKVLAQTAQFMALFGILFSIGIVLT; from the coding sequence TTGTCTTCATCAACTTTTAAAATCTGGGTAGACGCTGCCCGCCCAAAAACACTAACTGCAGCCTTTACTCCCGTGCTTGTTGGAGCAGTTTTATCCTTGCAAGATCAAGTACTTTCAGCAAGTGCTACTTTCGTTGCATTTTTGTGCGCGTTCTTAATTCAAATTGGCACCAACTTCGCAAATGATTATTTCGATTTTGTTAAAGGAGCTGATACTGAAGAGCGAATTGGTTTCGAAAGAGCTACTGCCTCCGGACTTATCTCGCCAAAAACTATGCTTAGAGCAACCATCTTAACTATGAGTTTAGCTTTTCTTTTTGGGCTTTATCTGGTTTGGGTTGGGGGATGGACAGTATTAATCATTGGAATCCTATCTCTTGTGTTTGGGATTCTCTATACAGGTGGCCCCTACCCTCTTGGATATAATGGGTTAGGCGATATTTTTGTTTTCATCTTTTTTGGAATTGTAGCGGTAATGGGCACGTATTATGTGAATGCACTTGCATGGTCCGAGGCTTCGTTTTGGGCTTCGTTAGCAGTTGGGGCACTATGTACGAATATTCTTGTAATCAACAATTTGAGAGATGTAGAACAAGACGCAAAAGCAGGAAAACGTACCCTTGGGGTTCTTTTTGGAGAAACTGCCTTAAAGTGGGAGTACCTGTTTATGCTCTTACTTGCTTTTGCCATTCCCCCGCACTTTTATTTTCAGTTGGATTATAGTGCATGGATTTTCCTTCCCTTCTTGTTGCTGCCACTAGCAGCTATGCATACTAAAAAGGTTTGGATAGAGACACATAAACCTCACCTGAATAAGGTACTGGCTCAAACTGCGCAGTTTATGGCGCTTTTCGGAATTTTATTCTCAATAGGCATTGTTCTCACTTAA
- a CDS encoding glutamine synthetase, whose product MAFSKLEYIWLDGYKPTQSLRSKTKIVSDFSGKLEDCPEWSFDGSSTEQADGSSSDCLLKPVAIFPDPEIKNGYLVMTEVLNADGTPHESNGRATIEDEDDDFWFGFEQEYFLMDPETQRPLGFPLNGYPEPQGPYYCGVGGQNAFGRAFKDEHLDICLDAGLNVEGTNGEVAAGQWEWQIFAKGAQSAGDQIWVARYLMERLSEKYGVYIEYHPKPLGDTDWNGSGMHANFSNEYIRTAGSKEKIEAVCEAFRDVVEEHIAVYGAHNEQRLTGKHETQSIDQFSYGVSDRGASIRIPIYTATHGWSGYLEDRRVASNADPYKVAARIIKTVKTVTG is encoded by the coding sequence ATGGCATTCTCAAAACTTGAATACATATGGCTTGACGGGTATAAACCTACCCAAAGCCTAAGAAGTAAAACCAAAATTGTATCGGACTTTAGCGGAAAACTGGAGGATTGTCCGGAATGGTCATTTGATGGAAGTTCTACTGAACAAGCTGATGGTAGTAGTTCAGATTGTTTATTAAAACCAGTAGCAATTTTCCCTGACCCTGAAATTAAGAATGGCTATTTAGTCATGACGGAAGTATTAAATGCCGATGGTACTCCTCACGAATCAAACGGACGGGCAACTATCGAAGATGAAGACGATGATTTCTGGTTCGGTTTCGAGCAGGAATACTTCTTAATGGACCCTGAAACCCAACGCCCACTTGGTTTCCCACTTAATGGTTACCCTGAACCACAAGGCCCATATTACTGTGGCGTTGGTGGCCAAAATGCTTTTGGTCGCGCATTTAAGGATGAGCACCTGGATATTTGCCTTGATGCAGGATTAAATGTAGAAGGAACTAACGGTGAAGTTGCTGCAGGTCAGTGGGAATGGCAAATTTTCGCAAAAGGTGCGCAATCTGCTGGTGATCAAATTTGGGTAGCACGTTATCTCATGGAAAGACTTTCTGAGAAGTATGGTGTTTACATCGAATATCATCCCAAGCCACTTGGCGATACTGACTGGAATGGTTCAGGTATGCATGCAAACTTCTCAAACGAATATATCCGAACTGCTGGTTCTAAAGAAAAAATAGAAGCTGTTTGTGAAGCTTTCCGTGATGTAGTTGAGGAGCACATTGCCGTATACGGTGCACACAACGAGCAACGCTTAACCGGTAAGCACGAAACTCAATCTATTGATCAATTCTCTTATGGCGTTTCTGATCGTGGAGCTTCTATTCGAATTCCTATTTATACAGCTACCCATGGCTGGAGCGGATATCTGGAAGATAGACGCGTAGCTTCTAATGCAGATCCATACAAAGTAGCTGCTCGAATTATCAAAACAGTGAAAACTGTTACCGGATAA
- a CDS encoding tRNA-binding protein has protein sequence MKEITWSEFEQVELRIGTIIEAHDFPEANKPAYKLIVDFGEEIGTRKSSAQITDHYSREELIGKQVIAVINFPKKQIGHFLSECLVTGFYDEEGKVILATPDKSIKNGVKLG, from the coding sequence ATGAAAGAAATTACCTGGAGCGAATTTGAACAAGTAGAACTAAGGATTGGTACTATAATTGAAGCTCATGATTTTCCTGAAGCCAACAAACCAGCGTATAAACTCATTGTAGATTTTGGAGAAGAAATAGGTACACGTAAATCTTCCGCTCAAATAACAGATCATTATTCCCGGGAAGAGCTTATTGGAAAACAGGTGATAGCGGTAATCAATTTTCCAAAGAAACAAATCGGGCATTTCTTATCAGAATGTCTGGTTACCGGTTTTTATGATGAAGAAGGGAAAGTAATACTAGCCACTCCGGATAAATCAATAAAAAATGGAGTAAAACTAGGGTAG
- a CDS encoding DUF2141 domain-containing protein, which produces MVKHIAVFLVLVVSLSMSAIAQELPEYSNSSVFKLQIEGLKKAEGEIRIAMFNSKDSYTKDPIHAVVITVDSTLVEWEVDGLPFGEYAIAVYHDKNENGKLDTNFLGIPKESYGFSNNARGRFGPASWDDAQFVVTKEEEIHLIKIK; this is translated from the coding sequence ATGGTCAAACATATAGCAGTATTTTTAGTTTTGGTTGTCTCATTAAGTATGAGCGCTATTGCACAGGAACTCCCTGAATATTCAAACTCATCTGTTTTTAAGCTTCAAATTGAAGGGTTAAAAAAAGCGGAAGGAGAGATTCGAATTGCAATGTTCAATTCAAAAGATTCCTACACAAAAGATCCGATTCATGCTGTTGTAATTACAGTAGACAGTACGCTAGTAGAGTGGGAAGTTGACGGGCTACCTTTCGGAGAATATGCTATAGCAGTGTATCACGATAAGAATGAGAATGGGAAACTGGATACTAACTTTCTTGGAATCCCAAAAGAGAGTTATGGCTTCTCTAACAATGCGCGCGGCAGATTTGGACCTGCTTCGTGGGATGATGCACAATTCGTAGTTACCAAAGAAGAAGAGATTCATCTCATTAAGATTAAGTAG
- a CDS encoding ABC transporter permease, producing MSYFIKSVFIALQNIRANPLHTFLSTLGIIIGVAALVGILALGDGLEQTGREQLAQTTSLNILQARTNQTKTVDNVRVRIEDAPRLKVEQARRIQSEYSKRAIVEFVANEATEISYGDSTHGIYFQGNMENGLSFINDSLASGRYITETDILNGEKVLVLGGYIAEKWFESPEEIIGKQVGIKGEQFVVIGLLKEQGEGTPRAYVPISTFLDIVDDYPVLSLKVTRAEEIPIVEEELKVWLDSEFEEGHGAFSLMSNRARVEQFSQGILLFKLIMGAITGISVLVGGIGVMNVLLISVTERTKEIGIRKATGAKKKDIVLQFMAESVTVSFVGCIAGWVVGILGIFIFVPIVNSIADMGFRAALGFNTVLIILAVAMVVGVVFGTYPAWRASQLDPIDAIRHE from the coding sequence ATGAGTTATTTTATAAAATCTGTTTTCATAGCCCTGCAAAATATTCGGGCTAACCCACTTCACACTTTCTTATCCACCCTGGGCATTATCATTGGAGTAGCTGCATTGGTTGGAATATTAGCCTTAGGTGATGGACTTGAACAAACGGGAAGGGAGCAGTTAGCTCAGACTACTTCCCTGAACATTCTTCAAGCCCGGACCAATCAAACAAAAACAGTTGATAATGTAAGAGTTCGCATTGAGGATGCTCCAAGATTGAAGGTAGAACAAGCCCGAAGGATTCAAAGCGAATATAGTAAACGTGCTATTGTTGAGTTTGTGGCAAATGAAGCTACAGAAATTAGCTATGGAGACTCAACCCATGGCATATACTTCCAGGGAAATATGGAGAATGGACTCTCTTTTATAAACGACTCCCTGGCTTCAGGTCGGTATATTACCGAAACGGATATTTTGAATGGGGAAAAAGTTCTGGTACTAGGAGGGTACATTGCTGAAAAATGGTTTGAAAGTCCTGAAGAGATTATAGGGAAGCAGGTTGGTATAAAAGGAGAACAATTCGTAGTTATTGGACTTTTAAAGGAACAGGGAGAAGGAACTCCAAGAGCTTATGTTCCAATTTCTACTTTTCTGGATATAGTTGATGATTACCCGGTACTTAGCTTAAAAGTAACCAGAGCTGAAGAGATTCCTATAGTTGAAGAAGAATTAAAAGTATGGCTGGATAGTGAATTTGAAGAAGGGCATGGAGCTTTTTCATTGATGTCGAACCGAGCTAGGGTAGAGCAATTTTCTCAGGGCATTCTCTTATTCAAACTGATTATGGGTGCAATTACCGGCATTTCTGTATTGGTAGGTGGAATTGGAGTTATGAATGTGCTCCTCATTTCCGTTACCGAAAGAACGAAAGAGATAGGAATCCGAAAGGCAACCGGAGCCAAAAAGAAAGATATCGTACTTCAGTTTATGGCAGAGTCGGTTACTGTATCCTTCGTTGGTTGTATAGCAGGCTGGGTAGTTGGTATTCTTGGGATCTTTATTTTTGTACCCATAGTGAATTCCATCGCTGATATGGGATTTCGCGCTGCTCTTGGGTTTAATACCGTTTTGATAATTCTGGCAGTAGCTATGGTTGTGGGAGTAGTGTTTGGCACTTACCCAGCCTGGAGGGCGTCACAGTTGGATCCAATCGATGCCATTCGGCATGAGTGA
- a CDS encoding sigma-70 family RNA polymerase sigma factor, translating to MSIFHVHLNFLNIGCNVSTQVCIKEEKNLYLLPEKEEIALINRALSGDQKAYEKLYESYVEILFRFLAQFSDQREQVKDWTQVAFVKAFDNLDSFKFNSRFKTWLFSIGLNVMRSEMRSKITFTDLEEANLDKQEPEHSTSHDWSLLRKAIRKLSPEKRMILLLHEVEGYSHNEIGSMLNIKEGTSRVILHRTKEELRKQQLV from the coding sequence GTGAGCATATTTCATGTTCATCTGAATTTTTTGAACATTGGTTGTAACGTTTCAACCCAGGTCTGCATCAAAGAAGAAAAGAACCTTTACTTGCTTCCGGAAAAAGAAGAAATAGCACTGATTAACAGAGCACTCTCTGGCGATCAAAAAGCTTATGAAAAGCTTTATGAGAGCTATGTAGAAATCCTGTTCCGATTTTTGGCTCAGTTTTCTGATCAACGGGAACAAGTAAAAGACTGGACTCAAGTTGCGTTTGTGAAAGCATTCGACAATCTAGATTCATTCAAGTTCAATTCGAGATTCAAGACCTGGTTATTCTCAATTGGCTTAAATGTGATGAGATCAGAAATGAGATCGAAAATAACGTTCACAGACCTGGAAGAGGCTAATCTCGATAAACAGGAACCAGAACATTCTACTTCTCATGACTGGTCACTACTTCGAAAAGCTATTAGAAAACTATCTCCTGAAAAACGAATGATTCTGCTTCTCCATGAAGTGGAAGGATATTCACACAATGAAATCGGTTCGATGCTAAACATCAAGGAAGGTACCTCCAGGGTGATCTTACATCGCACAAAAGAAGAACTAAGAAAACAACAACTGGTATGA
- a CDS encoding DoxX family membrane protein → MKHVPTIARYLFGLIFFVFGLNKFLQFLPQPELSEAPMAFFGALMATGYMFPFIAVVEILAGALLLANRFVPVALVVVAPVTLHILLFHIFLDSSGLVMGIAVFALNLYLLFAYKKYYYPFLVASATPDKDSE, encoded by the coding sequence ATGAAACATGTCCCAACTATCGCAAGATATCTTTTCGGCCTGATATTCTTTGTTTTTGGCCTGAACAAATTCCTTCAGTTTTTACCACAACCGGAATTATCAGAAGCTCCAATGGCTTTTTTTGGGGCATTAATGGCAACAGGATACATGTTCCCATTTATAGCAGTAGTTGAAATCTTAGCCGGAGCGTTATTATTAGCAAATCGTTTTGTTCCAGTAGCTTTAGTAGTTGTTGCACCAGTAACCCTTCACATTCTTTTGTTCCACATTTTTCTTGATAGCTCAGGTCTTGTGATGGGTATCGCTGTATTTGCTTTAAATCTTTACCTGCTTTTCGCATACAAGAAATATTATTATCCATTCCTGGTTGCATCTGCAACTCCTGATAAAGATTCTGAATAA
- a CDS encoding RNA-binding protein has product MNIYVGNLSYGVKDDHLREVFEAFGTVSSAKVITDKYSGRSKGFGFVEMDNDAEGHAAIEQLDGAEIDGRPVKVNEARPREDNRPRR; this is encoded by the coding sequence ATGAATATTTATGTTGGGAATCTTAGCTATGGCGTTAAAGATGACCATTTACGCGAAGTTTTTGAAGCTTTTGGAACTGTTAGTTCTGCAAAAGTAATCACAGACAAATACTCAGGCCGTTCAAAAGGTTTTGGTTTTGTTGAGATGGATAACGATGCAGAAGGGCACGCTGCTATCGAGCAATTAGATGGCGCTGAGATTGATGGCCGACCAGTTAAAGTTAACGAAGCACGGCCAAGAGAAGACAACCGCCCGAGAAGATAA
- the purE gene encoding 5-(carboxyamino)imidazole ribonucleotide mutase, which yields MSNPIVGVVMGSDSDWPTMKQAAEILDQFGVSFEKRVVSAHRTPDDMANYGKEARERGIKVIIAGAGGAAHLPGMLASHTTLPVIGVPIQTSALGGVDSLYSIVQMPNGIPVATVAIGKAQNAGLLALRILSTEDKGIAMQLKQYHEGMANESRKKTENLV from the coding sequence ATGAGTAACCCAATAGTTGGCGTGGTAATGGGCAGCGACAGCGACTGGCCTACAATGAAACAAGCGGCTGAGATTTTGGACCAATTTGGAGTGTCTTTTGAAAAGAGAGTAGTCTCAGCACACCGCACTCCCGATGATATGGCTAACTATGGAAAAGAAGCCCGAGAAAGAGGGATTAAAGTAATTATAGCAGGTGCAGGCGGAGCAGCACATCTGCCCGGAATGTTAGCCAGCCATACAACACTTCCTGTAATTGGAGTACCTATCCAAACTTCAGCGTTAGGTGGAGTTGATAGCTTGTACTCGATTGTTCAAATGCCCAATGGAATTCCAGTTGCAACGGTAGCGATTGGTAAAGCTCAAAACGCAGGCTTATTAGCACTTCGTATTCTTTCAACAGAAGACAAGGGTATTGCCATGCAGCTTAAACAATACCATGAAGGTATGGCAAACGAGTCTCGTAAGAAGACAGAGAATTTAGTTTGA